The nucleotide window CCGAGGCTTCGCCGGCCATGAGATCGAAGTCGCCGTCGTTATCGAGATCGGCCAGCGCCGGCGTGCTGTTGCTGCCGCGCGAGAGCGTCACCGTGGCCAGTTCGTCGTGCACATAGTTTGGCGTCTGAGCTGTACCGGTATTCCAGTGAATCTGCATGCCCTGAAACCAGGTGCCGAGGAGCAGATCCTGATCCCCGTCTGCGTCGAGATCGGCGAATGCCGGCGCGGGATGGTAGATGGCGGGGAGGTCGAGCGTGTCCGCCAGTTGGAAGGCCGGATGCGTGGGTGATCCCGTATTTTCGAAGTAGTAAGCGAGCGCTTTTTCGACGGTCGAGGGGTCGATCTTGTTTGTGACGATCATATCCTGGTCGCCATCGCCATCCCGATCTACAAACGCCGGGATGCTTTCGAGGCCGACATCGATGCCAGCGATAAAGCGGCGATCACGAATCACATAGCCGCCCTCGGCGGTGCGCTCCATCAGGATGAGGTTCTCGGCGGCCGTGCGATTGGGGTTAAATGCTCCCCCGAGGACGCCGACGACGAGGTCGTTGTCGCCGTCGCTATCCCAATCGGTAAACGCCGGCGCGTTGTAGCCCGTCGTGATGAGCGGGTTGCCGATGGGGAAGGGCTGCGGGTCGTTGCGGAGGTAGGGTTGCGCGCAGGTGCCCGTGTTTTCGATGAAGAGGACACCTGGCTCGAAAAAGTCGCCCCAGAACAGGTCCTGATCCCCGTCGCCGTCGTAGTCGTGGAACGCCATCGTATTGGCGCCGTGGCGGCTGCCGGCGAACTGGCCGATGATCTCGATATTTTCGAAGCGTTCGGCGACGAGGCCAAACTGCGGCAGCGGTGCATTGGGCGGTCCCGTGCTCTCGTAGTGCATCACCGTCCCTTCGACGCGTCCGATGAAGAGGTCGAGCAGGCCGTCGCAGTCGATGTCAGTGAAGTTCGGGATATTCTGGCGGTCCGCGAAGATAGGCGCTCCGGTGGCGCTACGCACGGTGTCCGAGTTGGCCGCAAAGACCGCGCGTTCGGATGAACCCGTGTTGTGATACAGCTGCATGTAGCTGAAGGGGCGTTCCGCAAGGATGTCGAAATCGCCATCGGCGTCGATATCGACGAATCGGCTCCACTCGCCGATATCCAGATCCATATAGCGATCCGTTTGCCAGCGCCATTCCGGATTCTGGTGGGTGCCGATCCGTTCGAAGAACATCATCTGGCCGGTGATATTCTGCAGGAAGAGGTCGTCATCGCCATCGCCGTCGATATCCACGAACT belongs to Rhodothermales bacterium and includes:
- a CDS encoding VCBS repeat-containing protein; translated protein: MKHSIGVLLLLLVCMGAGCALRLPAALPEAATGPQDSAAPEFERDVFAFEVRDGAGRLYGHPFLGGLNVPRPQFVDIDGDGDDDLFLQNITGQMMFFERIGTHQNPEWRWQTDRYMDLDIGEWSRFVDIDADGDFDILAERPFSYMQLYHNTGSSERAVFAANSDTVRSATGAPIFADRQNIPNFTDIDCDGLLDLFIGRVEGTVMHYESTGPPNAPLPQFGLVAERFENIEIIGQFAGSRHGANTMAFHDYDGDGDQDLFWGDFFEPGVLFIENTGTCAQPYLRNDPQPFPIGNPLITTGYNAPAFTDWDSDGDNDLVVGVLGGAFNPNRTAAENLILMERTAEGGYVIRDRRFIAGIDVGLESIPAFVDRDGDGDQDMIVTNKIDPSTVEKALAYYFENTGSPTHPAFQLADTLDLPAIYHPAPAFADLDADGDQDLLLGTWFQGMQIHWNTGTAQTPNYVHDELATVTLSRGSNSTPALADLDNDGDFDLMAGEASGTINFYRNDGTPQKPAFTLVSDEFMEIDGGRRSFPALVDIEGDGDYDLLVGREKGELMLFRNVGTPEVMEFTAEPELLPLPMPALATPAFVDIDGDGDLDLFVGGDSGGILFYRNR